From the Gramella sp. Hel_I_59 genome, one window contains:
- a CDS encoding mannosyltransferase: protein MDLKLLRLYKFPILIALSCVAFYWSFAYGLVREDFVRLVMLYTALCFLSYKLYKLLRHNFKFLVILAIIFRLIFLFALPQLSQDYFRFIWDGQLINAGINPYQFIPAEISNGLNFPNTEVLLNGMGSLSAGHYSNYPPVNQLLFAVSSFLANSSQLLNVMFLRALIIVADLGTLYFGARLLSNLGLSRDRIFLYILNPFIIIEMTGNLHFESVMVFFLVWSLYLLQQKRWVASAIVLGLSISVKLLPLLFLPLFLGFFLKNSKLSFLKLLGFYSLVILTLVISFVPFYSEEVMANFMASVGLWFGKFEFNASVYYLVRWIGFQVKGYNIIETAGKILPVITFVAVLLLTFLRKNGKMQSLIKSMLFGISVYLLLSTTVHPWYLAIPIFLSVFTRFRYMLVWSLLVILSYSAYSNAQYDENMWLVAFEYIVVIGFFLYELLFQNSSKLAD from the coding sequence ATGGATCTAAAACTGCTCAGGCTTTACAAATTCCCAATTCTTATAGCGCTCTCCTGTGTCGCCTTTTACTGGAGTTTTGCATATGGATTAGTCCGTGAAGATTTTGTTCGGCTTGTGATGCTTTATACGGCTTTATGCTTCCTGAGTTACAAGCTTTATAAGTTACTGCGTCACAATTTCAAATTCCTGGTCATACTTGCGATCATTTTTAGATTGATCTTCCTGTTCGCACTTCCACAACTTTCGCAGGATTACTTTAGATTTATTTGGGATGGACAGCTTATCAATGCTGGTATAAATCCTTATCAATTTATTCCTGCGGAAATTTCCAATGGTCTTAATTTTCCAAATACCGAAGTTTTATTAAACGGAATGGGGAGCCTTAGCGCAGGACATTATTCAAACTATCCACCGGTTAATCAGTTGCTATTTGCAGTTTCCTCGTTTCTAGCAAATTCCAGCCAATTGCTGAATGTGATGTTTTTAAGAGCGCTAATTATTGTGGCCGATCTCGGAACGCTCTATTTTGGTGCTCGTTTGCTTTCAAATCTCGGACTATCCAGGGATAGGATATTTCTCTATATTCTCAATCCTTTCATTATCATTGAAATGACCGGAAATCTGCATTTCGAGTCAGTCATGGTGTTTTTCCTGGTTTGGTCTCTTTATCTATTACAACAGAAACGCTGGGTAGCTTCTGCAATAGTACTTGGCTTGTCCATTTCTGTTAAACTATTACCACTGCTTTTCCTGCCACTCTTCCTCGGTTTTTTTCTGAAGAATTCGAAGCTGTCTTTCTTGAAATTACTCGGATTTTATAGCCTGGTAATCTTAACTCTGGTGATCTCGTTTGTTCCATTTTATTCCGAAGAGGTGATGGCGAATTTTATGGCAAGTGTTGGATTATGGTTTGGTAAGTTTGAATTCAATGCCTCGGTATATTACCTGGTGAGGTGGATAGGTTTCCAGGTAAAAGGATATAACATCATTGAGACCGCTGGCAAGATCTTACCCGTAATCACATTTGTTGCGGTTCTACTTCTGACTTTTCTACGGAAAAATGGGAAGATGCAGAGCTTGATAAAGAGTATGCTATTTGGTATTTCTGTTTATCTACTTCTGTCTACAACAGTGCACCCCTGGTATCTGGCAATTCCAATCTTTCTAAGTGTGTTCACGAGATTTAGATATATGCTCGTCTGGTCCTTGCTGGTCATTCTAAGTTATTCGGCATATTCCAATGCTCAATATGATGAAAATATGTGGCTGGTAGCCTTTGAGTATATCGTGGTAATTGGATTTTTCCTGTATGAACTACTCTTTCAGAATAGTTCTAAGCTTGCGGATTAG
- a CDS encoding cellulose synthase family protein encodes MIDLLVIILYTLALLVIFIYSLSQLHLLLNYLKALKSTETAEKFNFEANDDYPFVTIQLPLYNEEYVVERLLKNIARIEYPREKLEIQVLDDSTDDSVNITSKLIESLRLEGLDIQHICRETRTGYKAGALKEGLKIARGEFIAVFDSDFVPGKNWLKQTLPYFKNSRIGVVQTRWGHLNRDYSLLTRIQAFALDFHFILEQTGRNFGRNFINFNGTAGIWRKECILDAGNWSGDTLTEDLDLSYRAQMKKWEFKYLENVETPAELPVVISAARSQQFRWNKGAAENFRKNYGKLLRDKSASFSTKFHGFFHLLNSSMFLIVLFLAVLSLPVLYIKNSNPAFDWYFNLVAVFALSTLIFFLCYYVAWSRIHGKGLKSFLKFLGMFLTFFSIAMGFSVHNSLAVLEGHIGKRSEFIRTPKFNISESGDKWKGNKYLSGKFSRNIIIEGILFLYFGFAIFSAFRLQEFGLIIFHLMLFAGFGFVFIQSLKSEV; translated from the coding sequence ATGATAGACCTGCTGGTGATCATATTATACACGCTTGCGTTGCTGGTTATCTTCATCTACAGCCTCTCGCAGCTACACCTTTTGCTCAATTACCTCAAAGCTTTAAAATCCACCGAGACTGCGGAAAAATTTAACTTCGAAGCGAACGATGACTATCCATTTGTCACCATACAATTGCCGCTCTATAACGAGGAATATGTTGTTGAGCGTTTGCTGAAAAATATTGCCAGAATAGAATATCCCAGGGAAAAACTTGAGATCCAGGTCCTTGATGATTCTACAGATGATTCTGTAAACATCACTTCTAAACTTATTGAAAGTCTGAGGCTGGAAGGATTGGATATACAGCATATTTGCAGAGAAACACGGACTGGTTATAAGGCTGGAGCTTTAAAAGAAGGTCTGAAGATCGCTCGTGGAGAGTTTATCGCAGTATTTGATTCAGATTTTGTGCCCGGCAAAAATTGGCTGAAACAAACATTACCCTATTTTAAAAATTCCAGGATTGGTGTGGTGCAAACCCGTTGGGGGCATCTAAATCGTGATTATTCGCTACTTACCAGGATACAGGCTTTTGCACTTGATTTTCACTTTATACTGGAACAAACTGGAAGAAATTTTGGTCGCAATTTTATCAATTTTAACGGGACAGCGGGAATCTGGAGAAAGGAATGTATTCTGGATGCCGGGAACTGGAGTGGCGATACGCTTACAGAAGACCTTGATCTCAGTTATCGTGCACAGATGAAAAAGTGGGAATTCAAGTATCTTGAAAATGTTGAAACTCCTGCTGAGTTGCCCGTGGTGATTAGTGCAGCAAGGAGCCAGCAATTTCGATGGAACAAAGGTGCTGCCGAAAATTTCAGGAAGAACTATGGAAAATTATTAAGAGATAAATCGGCATCATTCAGTACCAAGTTCCATGGGTTCTTTCATCTTTTGAACTCCAGTATGTTTTTGATCGTTTTGTTTCTTGCGGTGCTCAGTTTGCCGGTACTCTACATCAAGAATTCTAATCCGGCTTTCGACTGGTATTTTAATCTGGTAGCAGTATTTGCACTAAGTACGCTCATCTTTTTTCTTTGTTACTATGTTGCCTGGTCAAGAATACATGGAAAAGGACTCAAATCCTTTCTTAAGTTTTTAGGGATGTTTTTAACCTTCTTTTCTATTGCGATGGGATTTTCAGTTCATAACTCACTCGCTGTTCTGGAAGGTCATATCGGGAAACGCTCGGAATTTATAAGAACTCCAAAATTCAATATTAGTGAGAGTGGTGACAAATGGAAGGGTAATAAATATCTGTCCGGTAAGTTTTCAAGAAATATAATTATTGAAGGGATACTGTTTCTTTATTTTGGCTTTGCCATTTTTAGCGCATTCCGACTTCAGGAATTCGGACTCATCATTTTCCACCTCATGCTATTCGCCGGTTTTGGTTTCGTTTTCATACAAAGCTTAAAGTCTGAAGTTTAA
- a CDS encoding glycosyltransferase family 2 protein, translated as MHSSIKVIIPAYNEADSIGLVIAAIPDIVEEVIVVSNNSTDATEAKAAAAGATVLQENRKGYGYACLKGMQYISEQSKKPDIIVFLDGDYSDYPSELVRIVQPIIEDNKDFVVGARVKEWRETGSMTFPQIFGNWLATSLMKLFFNSTFTDLGPFRAIKYEKLLQLEMQDKTYGWTVEMQLKALRKNLRYSEIPVHYRNRIGVSKVSGTLKGAIFAGVKILGWIFKYSFK; from the coding sequence ATGCATTCTTCCATAAAAGTGATCATTCCGGCCTATAACGAAGCCGATTCGATTGGTTTGGTGATCGCAGCTATTCCTGATATTGTGGAAGAAGTCATTGTTGTTAGCAATAATTCTACAGATGCTACTGAAGCAAAAGCTGCTGCTGCCGGTGCTACAGTCCTGCAGGAGAATCGAAAAGGTTATGGCTATGCCTGTCTAAAGGGAATGCAGTACATCTCTGAACAATCTAAAAAGCCGGATATTATAGTTTTTCTGGATGGAGATTATTCAGATTATCCTTCAGAATTAGTCAGGATCGTTCAGCCGATCATTGAAGATAACAAAGATTTTGTAGTAGGAGCGAGGGTAAAAGAATGGCGGGAAACCGGTTCGATGACCTTTCCGCAGATCTTTGGAAACTGGCTGGCTACAAGTTTGATGAAATTATTTTTCAACTCCACTTTTACAGATCTTGGACCTTTTCGAGCGATCAAATATGAAAAATTACTTCAGCTGGAGATGCAGGATAAAACTTATGGCTGGACAGTAGAAATGCAATTAAAAGCACTTCGGAAAAATTTAAGATACTCAGAGATCCCAGTGCATTATCGAAACCGGATCGGGGTTTCCAAAGTTTCAGGAACACTTAAAGGTGCTATCTTTGCAGGTGTGAAAATATTGGGATGGATCTTCAAATACAGTTTTAAATGA
- a CDS encoding 4Fe-4S dicluster domain-containing protein: MSRIEQNMSVTGEAAASLNTGQKISTLLGMSGLIILCLAAFNLNFPNKVLWLSIALGSITAGIVWFAHATYSSTHAGIKNDGVWFKSMTNRGYVAYLTGVGLTGFYILLYFFPQYLGLRAEGDNVGLIALFDPLSYLLSGNPASQWFVYGTLYTIAILAFGVKFLWKYRHNRYEKLRTFSVMFFQLAFAFLIPEFMSRLNDDGMNLPYYDLKNIWPLNYYNFEQYRVDGFLSSGNIGLALLIFGVVSIFVITPILTYKYGKRWYCSWVCGCGGLAETAGDPYRQLSDKSLFAWKVERWVVHSVLVFVVLMTTAVIYSYLGYDSSKYWLTRDVFLIGVGTFLTLLFAAIWYFKREELQKDARYGAIGYLVIILGLIAFHYFSGQNLFLFNAESLRQAYGFLIGAIFSGVIGTGFYPIFGNRVWCRFGCPMAAILGMQQRLFSKFRITTNGGQCISCGNCSTYCEMGIDVRAYAQKGENIVRSSCVGCGICSAVCPRGVLKLENGSTNNRITAEDGVVGDNVDLLDLLKQKSL, encoded by the coding sequence ATGAGTAGAATTGAACAAAATATGTCGGTAACCGGCGAAGCTGCAGCATCTCTCAATACAGGACAGAAAATATCGACTTTGCTGGGGATGTCTGGACTCATCATTCTTTGTCTCGCTGCTTTCAATCTAAATTTCCCCAATAAGGTTCTTTGGCTAAGTATCGCTTTAGGATCGATCACTGCAGGAATTGTGTGGTTTGCTCATGCTACCTATTCGAGCACGCATGCAGGCATTAAGAACGACGGAGTCTGGTTTAAAAGTATGACCAATCGCGGTTACGTGGCTTATCTTACAGGTGTTGGCTTGACCGGGTTCTATATACTGCTCTATTTCTTTCCTCAATATCTTGGTTTAAGGGCAGAAGGGGATAACGTAGGATTGATCGCTCTGTTTGATCCTCTGAGTTACTTGTTAAGTGGCAATCCGGCGAGCCAGTGGTTCGTATATGGAACTTTGTATACCATTGCTATTCTGGCCTTTGGAGTGAAATTCCTATGGAAATACCGGCATAATCGCTATGAGAAATTAAGAACTTTTAGTGTGATGTTCTTTCAGCTGGCATTCGCATTTCTTATTCCTGAATTTATGTCCAGGCTTAACGACGATGGGATGAACCTGCCGTATTACGATCTTAAGAATATCTGGCCACTTAATTATTATAATTTCGAACAATACCGGGTAGATGGTTTTCTTTCATCAGGTAATATAGGATTGGCTTTGCTAATTTTCGGTGTAGTTTCAATTTTTGTGATCACCCCGATTCTGACTTATAAATACGGGAAAAGATGGTATTGCAGCTGGGTATGTGGTTGTGGAGGTCTCGCTGAAACTGCTGGTGATCCTTACCGCCAACTTTCAGATAAGAGTCTTTTTGCCTGGAAAGTTGAGCGATGGGTGGTGCATAGTGTACTTGTTTTCGTCGTTCTAATGACTACCGCTGTCATCTACAGTTATCTTGGCTATGATTCTTCAAAATACTGGCTTACACGCGATGTCTTCCTGATTGGTGTTGGGACATTTCTAACCTTGCTGTTTGCAGCGATATGGTATTTTAAAAGAGAAGAATTGCAGAAGGACGCAAGATATGGTGCGATTGGATATCTCGTGATCATCCTTGGATTAATAGCTTTCCACTATTTCAGCGGACAGAACTTATTCTTATTTAATGCAGAAAGCCTTCGCCAGGCTTATGGTTTCCTGATTGGTGCAATATTTAGCGGAGTAATTGGAACTGGATTTTATCCAATTTTCGGGAATCGCGTATGGTGTAGATTTGGTTGCCCAATGGCGGCAATTTTAGGAATGCAACAACGTCTATTCTCAAAATTCAGAATTACGACCAACGGCGGCCAGTGTATTTCCTGCGGAAATTGTTCTACCTATTGCGAGATGGGGATCGATGTTCGGGCGTACGCACAAAAAGGCGAGAATATCGTTAGATCTAGTTGTGTTGGCTGCGGAATCTGCTCAGCGGTTTGTCCCAGAGGTGTTCTCAAACTGGAGAATGGTTCCACCAATAATCGAATCACGGCGGAAGATGGAGTTGTTGGAGATAATGTAGATCTTTTAGATCTTCTGAAGCAGAAAAGCTTATAA
- a CDS encoding FAD/NAD(P)-binding oxidoreductase has product MEHIVIIGNGIAGITAARHIRKASDCKITVISGESDYFFSRTALMYVYMGHMKWGHLKPYEDWFWEKNQIELKKAWVDHIDFENKELTFSSEETLHYDKLILATGSLPNRFGWPGENLNGVQGMVTKQDLEKLEERTSSIKQAVVIGGGLIGVELAEMLHTRKIPVTLLVREKGFWSGVLPPQDAKMISEHILAHGIDLRHETELEEILGDEQGNVRAIRTKSGKEITCEFVGLCAGVKPNINFLKNLEIETEKGILVNEFLETSIPDVYAIGDCAQQRKAIGERKPVEAVWYTGRIMGETVARTITGYRTPYQPGNWFNSAKFFDIEYQTYGWVFNKPGLNEQHFHWQHESGEKAITIAFDTESGKFKGINTFGIRMRQEVFDKWLNEGKTINHVLSNLKAANFDPEFYEHHEAEIFKSFKNNLQST; this is encoded by the coding sequence ATGGAGCATATCGTTATCATCGGAAATGGAATTGCTGGTATCACTGCTGCCCGGCATATTAGAAAAGCTTCAGACTGCAAGATCACCGTAATTTCTGGGGAATCTGACTATTTTTTCTCACGTACCGCTTTAATGTATGTCTATATGGGACATATGAAATGGGGCCATCTAAAGCCTTATGAAGACTGGTTCTGGGAAAAGAATCAAATAGAACTTAAGAAAGCCTGGGTTGATCACATAGATTTTGAAAATAAAGAACTCACTTTTTCTTCCGAAGAAACATTGCACTACGACAAGCTTATTCTGGCTACCGGTTCTTTGCCGAATCGCTTTGGCTGGCCAGGAGAGAATCTCAATGGCGTGCAGGGGATGGTTACCAAACAAGACTTGGAAAAACTGGAGGAAAGAACCTCCAGTATCAAACAGGCGGTTGTCATTGGTGGCGGACTCATTGGCGTGGAACTGGCAGAAATGCTGCATACACGCAAGATTCCGGTGACTTTACTGGTGAGAGAAAAAGGCTTTTGGAGCGGCGTATTGCCACCACAGGATGCAAAGATGATATCTGAGCATATTCTGGCGCATGGAATAGACCTTCGGCACGAAACAGAACTTGAGGAAATTCTTGGGGATGAACAGGGCAACGTTCGCGCTATTAGAACCAAATCTGGGAAAGAGATCACTTGCGAATTTGTTGGTCTTTGTGCAGGTGTAAAGCCTAATATCAACTTTCTTAAGAACCTGGAAATTGAAACCGAAAAAGGCATTCTCGTGAACGAATTTCTCGAAACCAGTATTCCAGATGTTTACGCGATTGGTGATTGTGCACAACAAAGAAAAGCCATAGGAGAACGAAAACCGGTGGAAGCAGTATGGTACACTGGCAGAATTATGGGCGAAACTGTAGCCAGAACGATTACTGGATATCGAACTCCCTACCAACCGGGTAACTGGTTTAATTCGGCTAAATTCTTCGATATAGAATATCAAACCTATGGCTGGGTATTTAATAAACCCGGGCTAAATGAACAGCATTTTCACTGGCAGCACGAAAGTGGAGAAAAGGCGATCACGATCGCTTTTGATACTGAATCAGGAAAATTCAAGGGCATCAATACATTCGGAATACGAATGCGACAGGAGGTATTCGATAAATGGCTGAATGAAGGAAAGACGATAAACCACGTTTTATCAAACCTCAAAGCAGCTAATTTTGATCCCGAATTTTATGAGCATCACGAAGCTGAGATCTTTAAAAGTTTTAAAAACAATTTACAAAGCACCTAA
- a CDS encoding glycoside hydrolase, translating to MQWKSALLIIQIFLMVGLLTASCQTNQRSPKMNGISLVASRDSILDTEVNYVAETEANYIALMPFGFLPDSQEPQLKFNINRQWFGERKEGIEHTVSKLRERNLNIMVKPQIWLRNGTFTGDLEFETEEDWKQFEDSYAEFILLYAEISEELDVELFCIGTELFNFVSNRPDFWKNLISEVRKIYSGQITYAENWDKFDQTTIWDDLDYIGVDAYFPISDEASPDIDQIKEGWEPHLSSLESASDKFEKQIIFTEFGYRSIDHALKTPWNSEREHPGLNLNLQSNAYQVLFEQVWSKEWFAGGFLWKWHQGTNSGGLENSRFTPQNKPAEKELKSFYGSFRN from the coding sequence ATGCAGTGGAAATCGGCACTCCTCATAATTCAGATCTTTCTAATGGTCGGTTTACTAACAGCGTCCTGTCAAACAAATCAACGATCACCTAAAATGAATGGGATTAGCCTCGTGGCTTCCCGGGATTCTATTCTCGATACTGAAGTAAACTATGTTGCTGAAACTGAAGCCAATTACATTGCCCTGATGCCATTTGGTTTTCTACCGGACAGCCAGGAACCTCAGCTAAAATTTAACATTAATCGGCAGTGGTTTGGTGAACGCAAGGAAGGTATTGAGCATACTGTTTCAAAATTAAGAGAGCGCAATCTAAATATTATGGTAAAGCCGCAGATATGGCTTCGGAATGGAACATTCACCGGGGATCTTGAATTTGAAACTGAAGAAGACTGGAAGCAATTCGAAGATTCTTATGCTGAATTTATTCTTTTATATGCTGAAATTTCAGAAGAACTAGATGTGGAATTATTCTGTATTGGAACCGAACTTTTCAATTTTGTAAGCAACCGACCCGACTTCTGGAAAAACCTGATTTCCGAAGTAAGAAAAATATATAGCGGGCAGATCACTTATGCTGAAAACTGGGATAAATTCGATCAAACTACGATCTGGGATGACCTGGATTATATTGGCGTGGACGCTTACTTTCCCATAAGTGACGAAGCTTCTCCCGATATTGATCAAATAAAAGAAGGCTGGGAACCTCATCTTAGTTCACTTGAATCTGCATCTGATAAATTTGAGAAGCAGATAATTTTTACAGAATTTGGATATAGAAGTATTGACCATGCCTTGAAAACACCTTGGAATTCTGAACGGGAACATCCCGGTCTTAATTTAAATTTACAGTCAAATGCTTATCAAGTTCTTTTTGAACAGGTTTGGTCTAAAGAATGGTTTGCAGGTGGTTTTCTTTGGAAGTGGCATCAGGGAACCAATAGCGGCGGACTCGAAAATTCCAGGTTCACGCCACAAAATAAACCAGCAGAAAAAGAGTTGAAAAGCTTTTACGGCAGCTTCAGGAATTAA
- a CDS encoding TIGR04283 family arsenosugar biosynthesis glycosyltransferase, with translation MISIIIPVYNEEKQLPALLKYLETASSTYIREILVVDGGSTDETSQLAIEHPKVTYYLSEKGRAVQMNYGAKKAKGELLYFLHADSYPPENFDILIKEAVRKGNNCGCFQMRFDKDHWWLNLMGQFTKFNHLSCRGGDQSLFITKDLFHSLSGFNESYTVYEDNEFIKRLYEHGSFTVIRKWLTTSARLYERMGVWKTQKLFLEIYWKRRFGATAEDLRSHYCKRINS, from the coding sequence GTGATAAGTATAATTATCCCGGTCTATAATGAAGAGAAGCAGCTTCCGGCTTTGCTAAAATACCTGGAAACTGCTTCTTCTACTTATATACGGGAAATTCTTGTTGTCGATGGTGGAAGTACAGATGAAACTTCCCAACTTGCCATCGAACACCCAAAGGTTACTTATTATCTTTCTGAAAAAGGCCGGGCAGTTCAAATGAATTATGGTGCAAAAAAAGCAAAAGGTGAACTGCTGTATTTCCTGCATGCTGATAGTTATCCACCAGAAAATTTTGATATTTTAATCAAGGAGGCTGTCAGAAAAGGCAATAATTGCGGCTGTTTTCAAATGCGCTTTGACAAGGATCACTGGTGGTTGAATTTGATGGGACAATTCACAAAATTTAATCATCTATCCTGTAGAGGAGGAGATCAATCTTTGTTTATTACCAAAGATCTTTTTCATTCCCTTAGCGGTTTTAATGAAAGTTATACGGTTTACGAAGACAACGAGTTTATAAAACGGCTATATGAGCATGGATCATTCACAGTGATCAGGAAGTGGCTTACAACTTCTGCACGTTTATACGAGCGTATGGGAGTCTGGAAAACACAAAAGTTATTTCTTGAGATCTACTGGAAAAGAAGATTTGGTGCTACTGCTGAAGATCTACGTTCTCATTATTGCAAACGGATTAATTCCTGA
- a CDS encoding DUF547 domain-containing protein, whose amino-acid sequence MKKVFLSFLILVSGAFICQSCNLISSAGFNSKGLPTPDSANTSAAAEDKVDHSGWDQLLKKHVDDDGMVDYKGFQKDRPALDKYLKMLSSMKPDDTWNRDQLLAYYINLYNAYTVDLILRNYPTKSIKDISGAWTKEFVKIGNKEISLGAIENSLLRKMDEPRIHFAINCASISCPKLINEAYTSENIEKQLEKATNEFINSDKNEISASQLKLSSIFDWYKNDFTENGSLIEYINQYSEVKINSNAKVDYKNYDWNLNEAK is encoded by the coding sequence ATGAAGAAAGTATTTTTAAGTTTTTTGATCCTGGTCTCAGGGGCATTTATTTGTCAATCCTGTAACCTTATTTCGAGCGCAGGCTTCAACAGTAAAGGATTACCTACGCCAGATTCTGCAAATACTTCTGCAGCTGCAGAGGACAAAGTAGATCATTCCGGTTGGGATCAACTATTGAAAAAGCATGTGGATGACGACGGAATGGTAGATTATAAAGGTTTCCAGAAAGATCGGCCAGCACTTGACAAATACTTAAAGATGCTTTCTTCCATGAAGCCAGATGATACCTGGAATCGTGATCAACTTCTGGCATATTATATCAACCTCTATAATGCGTACACGGTGGATCTTATTCTTCGGAATTATCCAACGAAGAGTATTAAGGATATTTCTGGAGCATGGACAAAAGAGTTCGTCAAAATCGGAAATAAGGAAATTTCACTTGGTGCCATTGAAAATAGTCTGTTACGTAAAATGGATGAGCCAAGGATTCACTTTGCGATCAATTGCGCGTCCATAAGCTGTCCAAAACTTATAAATGAAGCTTATACCAGCGAGAATATCGAAAAACAACTGGAAAAGGCTACAAATGAATTTATCAATTCAGATAAGAATGAAATTTCAGCTTCGCAATTGAAGCTTTCATCGATTTTTGATTGGTATAAGAATGATTTTACTGAAAATGGATCTTTGATCGAATACATAAATCAATATTCAGAAGTGAAGATCAACTCGAATGCCAAGGTAGATTACAAGAACTACGACTGGAACCTGAACGAAGCAAAATAA
- the arsM gene encoding arsenosugar biosynthesis arsenite methyltransferase ArsM encodes MSYLEITKDVYREAALTPDVGLCCTTNPIWELPGLKIPKIMQEMNYGCGSTVHARDLTNNPRTLYVGVGGGMELLQFAYFSRMKSGVVGVDVVDEMLEASRKNFVEAEAQNPWFKSEFVDLRKGDATALPVEDNSIDVAAQNCLFNIFKTEELTQALKEMYRVLKPHGRLVMSDPTCEQEMNDELRNDERLRALCLSGSLSIKDYVKALTDAGFGTIEIRARKPYRILDPKNYPTDELIYIESIEVAAIKDPMPEDGPCIFTGKAAIYYGDEDHFDDKKGHILLKNQPIAICDKTAGALADLGRDDIYISESTWHYDGGGCC; translated from the coding sequence ATGAGTTATTTAGAGATTACTAAAGACGTTTACCGTGAGGCTGCACTTACGCCAGATGTGGGACTTTGCTGCACCACAAACCCGATCTGGGAACTTCCGGGATTGAAGATCCCAAAGATCATGCAGGAGATGAATTACGGTTGTGGTTCAACTGTGCATGCCCGGGATCTGACAAATAATCCGCGTACGCTCTATGTGGGTGTAGGTGGCGGAATGGAACTTTTACAGTTCGCTTATTTTTCCCGAATGAAATCTGGAGTGGTTGGCGTAGACGTGGTGGATGAAATGCTGGAAGCGTCCCGCAAGAATTTTGTGGAGGCAGAAGCCCAGAACCCATGGTTCAAATCTGAATTTGTAGATCTTAGAAAAGGAGATGCTACGGCGTTACCGGTGGAGGATAACTCTATAGATGTAGCCGCACAGAACTGTCTTTTCAATATTTTTAAAACTGAAGAGCTTACTCAGGCTTTAAAGGAAATGTACAGGGTGCTAAAGCCGCATGGAAGACTTGTAATGAGTGATCCTACCTGTGAGCAGGAGATGAATGATGAACTTAGAAATGATGAACGCTTAAGAGCGCTTTGTCTTTCCGGAAGTTTAAGCATCAAGGATTATGTGAAAGCATTGACCGATGCCGGCTTCGGAACTATCGAGATCAGGGCCAGAAAGCCTTATAGAATTCTGGATCCCAAAAACTATCCTACAGATGAATTGATTTATATCGAATCTATTGAAGTAGCCGCGATTAAAGATCCTATGCCAGAAGATGGGCCTTGTATCTTTACTGGAAAAGCTGCGATCTATTATGGAGATGAAGATCATTTTGATGATAAGAAAGGACATATTTTATTGAAGAATCAGCCAATTGCAATTTGTGATAAAACTGCAGGTGCACTGGCAGATCTTGGAAGAGATGATATTTACATAAGTGAGTCCACCTGGCATTACGATGGTGGTGGATGTTGCTAG
- a CDS encoding purine-nucleoside phosphorylase, which produces MTDRINESVDYLKSKGFGEPEVGIILGTGLGKLLDDVEIEVTASYNHIPYFPTATVEFHKGKLIFGTLAGKKVVIMQGRFHLYEGYSLFDVTFPVRVMKRLGMKRLLVSNASGAINLDYDKGELMLIDDHINLQGGSPLAFHGVEHLGERFVDMSEPYDRSMNEQFEHTAKELNITLHKGVYASVLGPQLETRAEYRYLKMIGADAVGMSTVPEVIVANHLGIPVSAISVITDKGDPDNLEKVDIQEILAMAAKAEPDMVKLFKELLKKL; this is translated from the coding sequence ATGACAGATAGAATAAACGAATCGGTAGATTATTTAAAATCCAAAGGATTCGGCGAACCCGAGGTTGGGATCATATTAGGTACAGGTTTAGGTAAATTACTGGACGATGTAGAAATTGAAGTAACCGCCAGTTACAATCATATCCCATATTTTCCAACTGCCACGGTGGAATTTCACAAGGGGAAACTAATTTTTGGAACCCTGGCAGGAAAAAAAGTGGTCATCATGCAGGGGAGATTCCACCTGTACGAAGGTTACAGCCTTTTTGATGTTACATTCCCGGTAAGAGTGATGAAACGTTTGGGGATGAAGCGTTTGCTGGTTTCCAATGCTTCCGGAGCGATCAATTTAGATTACGATAAAGGGGAGTTGATGCTCATTGATGATCATATTAATCTTCAGGGTGGTTCGCCACTGGCTTTCCATGGCGTTGAGCACCTGGGAGAACGATTTGTGGATATGAGCGAACCTTATGATAGATCCATGAACGAGCAATTTGAACATACCGCAAAAGAGCTGAATATTACTTTGCATAAAGGTGTGTATGCTTCGGTATTGGGACCTCAACTGGAAACCAGAGCAGAATACCGTTATTTAAAGATGATTGGTGCAGATGCGGTTGGAATGAGTACAGTGCCTGAAGTGATCGTTGCCAACCACTTGGGGATTCCGGTGTCAGCAATTTCTGTGATCACAGATAAAGGGGATCCGGATAATCTTGAAAAAGTAGATATTCAGGAAATTCTGGCAATGGCTGCCAAAGCAGAACCAGATATGGTTAAATTATTTAAAGAATTACTTAAGAAATTATAA